From Demequina lutea, a single genomic window includes:
- a CDS encoding carbohydrate ABC transporter permease has protein sequence MWRVLGYLALTAASIGVLVPFFWMAASSLKHNNEVFTIPVKWIPSPVVWHNYVEIFVKSDMITWIKNTLFLSVVITFLQVFTGSFAAYGFSKMRFRGRDVLFLAYIGTIAVPWQAYMIPQFIIFSKIHLTNTLWAMVALQAFGAFGVFLMKQFFDSVPHELSEAARVDGLSEYGIYRRIMLPLSVPAIASLSLLTFVNVWNDYLGPLIYLRSHSIWTIQLGLNSFISQYNADYALIMTGSVLSVLPIAIIFAFGQRYFVEGIATTGIKG, from the coding sequence ATGTGGCGCGTGCTCGGGTATCTCGCACTGACCGCCGCCTCCATCGGTGTCTTGGTGCCCTTCTTCTGGATGGCGGCGTCGTCTCTCAAGCACAACAACGAAGTGTTCACGATCCCGGTCAAGTGGATTCCGAGTCCGGTGGTCTGGCACAACTACGTCGAAATTTTCGTCAAGTCCGACATGATCACGTGGATCAAGAACACGCTGTTCCTGTCCGTCGTCATCACCTTCCTGCAGGTGTTCACCGGCAGCTTCGCCGCCTACGGCTTCTCCAAGATGCGATTCCGCGGTAGGGACGTCCTCTTCCTCGCCTACATCGGGACGATCGCGGTGCCTTGGCAGGCGTACATGATCCCGCAGTTCATCATCTTTTCGAAGATCCATCTGACCAACACCCTCTGGGCGATGGTGGCGTTGCAGGCGTTTGGAGCGTTCGGAGTCTTCCTCATGAAGCAGTTCTTTGACTCGGTTCCCCATGAGCTGAGCGAGGCGGCCCGCGTGGACGGACTCAGCGAGTACGGGATCTACCGACGCATCATGCTGCCGCTGTCGGTACCGGCGATCGCGAGCCTGAGCCTCCTGACGTTTGTCAACGTGTGGAATGACTACCTCGGTCCGCTCATCTACCTTCGCTCCCACAGCATCTGGACAATTCAGCTCGGTCTCAACAGTTTCATTTCCCAATACAACGCCGACTACGCGCTGATCATGACGGGATCCGTGCTGTCGGTGCTGCCCATCGCGATCATCTTCGCATTCGGCCAGAGGTACTTCGTAGAAGGCATCGCGACCACAGGGATCAAGGGGTGA
- a CDS encoding carbohydrate ABC transporter permease has product MSTMTTEGPTRSRRTLKLRNTLTSWSFILPNFLGFGAITLLPVILLFYISFTKWNVFGKATWIGTANFTRLLHDASFHKALINTLYYSALHIPLTLVISLSMALLLNTKMRGVTFFRTAAFFPFITSIVAISAVWNMLYSPDYGVINQVLRSVGIDNPPGWTNSSTWAMPALIIVSVWRDAGYYMLLFLAGLQTVPRDLYEAARTDGANAWQRFVNVTLPCLRPTTFFITVILTIGSLKIFDLVLVMTNGGPGQATTVLSQFIYKKGFLENDYGYASSAAVVLFLISIGITVVQFVVNKKRDES; this is encoded by the coding sequence ATGTCAACGATGACTACCGAAGGCCCCACGCGGTCCCGGCGCACGCTCAAGTTGCGCAACACGCTCACCAGCTGGTCCTTCATCCTGCCGAACTTCCTTGGCTTCGGAGCGATCACGCTCCTACCAGTGATCCTGCTGTTCTATATCTCCTTTACGAAGTGGAATGTCTTCGGCAAGGCCACCTGGATCGGCACCGCCAACTTCACGCGGCTGTTACATGATGCGAGCTTCCACAAGGCGTTGATCAACACCCTCTACTACAGCGCGCTGCACATTCCGCTCACGCTGGTCATCTCACTTTCCATGGCGCTGCTGCTCAACACCAAGATGCGCGGCGTCACCTTCTTCCGCACCGCCGCGTTCTTCCCCTTCATCACGTCCATCGTGGCCATCTCTGCGGTATGGAACATGCTGTACAGCCCCGACTACGGCGTGATCAATCAGGTGCTGCGGTCGGTCGGCATCGACAACCCGCCCGGATGGACCAATTCGAGCACGTGGGCCATGCCAGCGCTCATCATCGTGAGCGTGTGGCGCGACGCGGGCTATTACATGCTGCTGTTCCTCGCGGGCCTGCAGACGGTGCCCCGCGATCTCTATGAGGCGGCACGCACGGACGGCGCCAACGCGTGGCAGCGGTTCGTGAATGTCACCCTCCCGTGCCTGCGCCCCACCACGTTCTTCATCACCGTGATCCTCACCATCGGGAGTCTCAAGATCTTCGACCTTGTGCTGGTCATGACCAACGGCGGTCCCGGCCAGGCGACCACGGTGCTCTCGCAATTCATCTACAAGAAGGGATTCCTGGAGAACGACTACGGCTATGCCTCGTCTGCGGCGGTGGTCCTGTTCCTGATCAGCATCGGCATCACTGTCGTCCAGTTCGTCGTCAACAAGAAGCGGGATGAGTCATGA
- a CDS encoding extracellular solute-binding protein — translation MKHPIIKSVGVAAAVALALSACSSGGSTTPTSSAAAGATSAAAAAPVTLSLAGWSLSTTPEFQTLADAFHAAHPNVTVNLKEYDATNYDTQMTADLAAGSAPDLYILKNLKNFFTYQDGGQLMDVSDVASQLNKSTSGLSAYQVAGKTYAVPYRQDSWYLYYNKDLFDKAGVSYPDGKWTWDDYAAAAKKLTAGLGGGDVTGAYEHSWQSTLQGFANAQAPSADILTGKFDYFKSYYDRAVAMQDQGSQPTFGTVTTNKLTYQGEFGKQKAAMMLMGSWYVATLISQEGTGDADTFNWGIAPAPQFDSSTTSMPVTFGDPTGIGINPAIDKSKVDAAKQFLAFVGGEDAAKALAGIGITPAYASSAVTDAYFALKGAPTDALSKFTFGTHDTKPENPVSKYTAAMQNVLGDMHTAIMSESSTVDAAIADAQKRATNEVLNQ, via the coding sequence ATGAAGCACCCGATAATTAAGAGCGTGGGAGTGGCGGCTGCCGTCGCGCTTGCGCTGTCCGCGTGCAGTTCGGGCGGGAGCACCACGCCAACCAGTTCCGCTGCCGCAGGTGCCACCAGCGCCGCAGCGGCGGCGCCGGTCACGCTGTCTCTCGCCGGTTGGAGCCTGTCGACGACACCCGAATTCCAGACACTCGCCGACGCTTTCCACGCGGCGCACCCCAACGTCACCGTCAACCTGAAGGAATACGACGCGACGAACTACGACACGCAGATGACGGCGGATCTCGCCGCCGGCTCGGCGCCCGACCTCTACATCCTGAAAAACCTGAAGAACTTCTTCACGTACCAGGATGGCGGACAACTCATGGACGTCTCGGACGTCGCCTCCCAGCTCAACAAGAGCACGAGCGGCCTCTCCGCGTATCAGGTGGCCGGCAAGACCTATGCCGTGCCGTACCGCCAGGACTCCTGGTACTTGTACTACAACAAGGACCTGTTCGACAAGGCTGGGGTGAGCTACCCAGACGGCAAATGGACGTGGGATGACTACGCCGCCGCCGCGAAGAAGCTAACCGCAGGCCTGGGCGGGGGCGACGTCACGGGTGCCTACGAGCACAGCTGGCAGTCGACCCTGCAGGGCTTCGCCAACGCGCAGGCCCCTAGTGCCGACATCCTCACCGGCAAGTTCGACTACTTCAAGTCCTATTACGACCGCGCTGTCGCCATGCAGGACCAGGGCTCGCAGCCCACGTTCGGCACGGTAACGACCAACAAGCTCACCTACCAGGGCGAGTTCGGCAAGCAGAAGGCGGCCATGATGCTCATGGGCAGCTGGTACGTCGCGACCCTGATCTCACAGGAGGGGACGGGCGATGCCGACACCTTCAACTGGGGCATCGCACCGGCGCCGCAGTTCGACTCCAGCACGACATCCATGCCGGTGACGTTCGGCGACCCGACCGGCATCGGCATCAACCCGGCCATCGACAAGTCCAAGGTTGATGCGGCCAAGCAGTTCCTCGCATTCGTCGGCGGTGAGGATGCCGCTAAGGCCCTCGCGGGGATCGGCATCACGCCGGCCTATGCGTCGAGTGCCGTCACGGATGCGTACTTCGCTCTCAAGGGCGCCCCCACCGACGCCCTCTCGAAGTTCACGTTCGGCACGCATGACACCAAGCCGGAGAATCCCGTATCCAAGTACACCGCGGCCATGCAGAACGTCCTCGGTGACATGCACACGGCGATCATGTCGGAGAGCTCGACCGTTGACGCCGCCATAGCGGACGCGCAGAAGCGCGCCACTAACGAGGTCCTCAACCAGTAG
- a CDS encoding DUF2264 domain-containing protein has product MRQANAATTAPSRPRVPALDRDALELIAQRILRGAMHHGSSGHARIIYPGAAGPLGADIDGLEGFARTFLLAGFAVSGARGGDPLGCLDWYAEGLLAGTDARSAERWPRLDEHPQAKVEAASLAFALDMTRPWLWDRLDARQQQQVVDYLAPAVGDDTYPQINWVWFRLVVQTFLASVGGPSSESEMRADLATHDSFVKANGWLSDGEERAFDHYGGWALHTFPALWARMEGARDLAAERAGVDVQRLDRYLDDELVLVGADGSPLIQGRSLSYRFAAAAPFWAGILSGVPSHAPGLLRRAATGIVGHFAERDVPGEDGVLPVGWHDAWPPLAQAYTGPGSPYWASKGLMGLMLPADHEAWIAPEQPLPIERADTVRAITAPGWLVSGTVADGIVRVINHGTDHSVEGALVGDSPLYARLGYSTTTFPLLDEESWRSPLDQTVAFVDADGVATHRAGFRSLGVAVERSGPVDVGIAGSVVTAHWLDADARQQHHGSGYTGQATVAGVITVVSIVRGPWEARLVRVDSIADDRIRALRVSGWPISAATHGSTDERDGAVAVQAAGLRSSIACDGAEAGVARVEDASPLGPHSSVPFALLPVGAGEWHLLTVELSSSGSEPAASRAAVNFAKGSGQPGSLVWPDGVVTDTSLSTYLPGLDTRPPGETSAQGRATYPPMEEK; this is encoded by the coding sequence ATGCGACAAGCGAACGCTGCAACTACGGCACCGAGCCGTCCGCGCGTTCCTGCGCTCGATCGTGACGCCCTCGAACTGATCGCACAACGCATCCTCCGCGGAGCGATGCACCACGGCTCCTCGGGCCACGCCCGCATTATCTACCCCGGCGCAGCGGGGCCTTTGGGTGCGGACATCGACGGACTTGAGGGCTTCGCTCGCACATTTCTTCTTGCGGGATTCGCGGTGTCCGGAGCACGCGGTGGCGACCCACTTGGGTGCCTCGACTGGTACGCCGAGGGCCTCTTGGCTGGAACGGACGCGCGTAGCGCCGAGCGCTGGCCGCGACTCGACGAGCACCCGCAAGCAAAAGTGGAGGCCGCGTCGCTCGCCTTTGCGCTCGACATGACGCGCCCCTGGCTGTGGGACCGCCTCGACGCCCGCCAGCAGCAGCAGGTTGTGGATTACCTGGCCCCCGCCGTCGGCGACGACACGTACCCGCAGATCAACTGGGTGTGGTTCAGGCTCGTCGTCCAAACCTTTCTCGCGTCGGTGGGCGGGCCGTCGTCTGAGTCCGAGATGCGCGCCGACCTTGCGACCCATGACTCCTTCGTGAAGGCCAACGGCTGGCTCTCCGATGGTGAGGAACGCGCTTTCGACCACTACGGCGGCTGGGCCCTACACACATTCCCCGCACTATGGGCGCGCATGGAAGGCGCGCGTGACCTTGCTGCGGAGCGCGCGGGCGTGGACGTGCAGCGTCTCGACCGTTATCTCGACGACGAGCTCGTTCTCGTAGGAGCAGACGGTTCCCCGTTGATCCAGGGCCGAAGCCTTTCCTACCGCTTCGCAGCGGCGGCACCCTTCTGGGCAGGCATCCTCTCCGGCGTACCAAGCCATGCACCTGGGCTACTGCGCCGAGCCGCAACGGGCATCGTGGGCCACTTTGCCGAGCGCGACGTTCCGGGGGAGGACGGGGTGTTGCCGGTCGGCTGGCATGACGCATGGCCGCCACTCGCGCAGGCGTACACCGGTCCCGGATCGCCATATTGGGCATCGAAGGGCCTCATGGGCCTGATGCTCCCCGCAGACCACGAGGCGTGGATTGCGCCTGAGCAGCCGCTTCCCATTGAGCGCGCTGATACGGTCCGTGCCATCACGGCCCCCGGCTGGTTGGTCTCAGGTACCGTCGCCGATGGCATCGTGCGCGTGATCAATCACGGCACGGACCACTCGGTCGAGGGCGCGCTCGTCGGGGATTCTCCGCTGTACGCCCGGCTGGGTTACTCCACGACCACCTTCCCGCTGCTCGACGAAGAGTCGTGGCGTAGCCCGCTCGATCAGACGGTGGCCTTTGTGGACGCCGACGGCGTGGCGACGCACCGCGCGGGGTTCAGATCGCTCGGGGTGGCCGTCGAACGCTCCGGACCCGTGGATGTGGGTATCGCAGGCTCGGTTGTCACGGCCCATTGGCTCGACGCCGACGCACGGCAGCAGCACCACGGGTCGGGTTACACCGGCCAGGCGACGGTCGCGGGCGTCATCACCGTTGTCTCGATAGTCCGCGGTCCGTGGGAGGCTCGGCTGGTCCGTGTCGACTCGATCGCCGACGACCGGATCCGTGCTCTTCGAGTTTCCGGGTGGCCGATCTCGGCTGCGACTCATGGCTCCACGGACGAGCGCGATGGCGCGGTGGCCGTCCAAGCTGCAGGCCTTCGCTCGAGCATCGCTTGCGACGGTGCCGAGGCGGGCGTCGCTCGTGTCGAAGATGCCAGTCCGCTCGGTCCTCACTCAAGTGTGCCATTTGCCCTCCTGCCCGTAGGGGCAGGGGAGTGGCACTTGCTCACCGTCGAGTTGTCGTCGTCTGGCTCCGAGCCAGCTGCGTCTCGTGCGGCGGTGAACTTCGCAAAGGGATCGGGGCAACCAGGGTCGCTTGTCTGGCCCGACGGAGTGGTGACCGACACCTCGCTTTCCACGTATCTACCCGGTTTGGACACCCGTCCGCCCGGCGAAACCAGTGCCCAAGGACGGGCCACCTATCCCCCAATGGAGGAAAAATGA
- a CDS encoding heparinase II/III domain-containing protein, whose protein sequence is MPDVTTGGALAHMWAARSRTVPSPLAVPPASHRATWDLTNGTAHRETRAAIIARETARAVNPWPELRATAAMRYHRDGDREEYETALRARQLRLTRAVIAAASTLDTGWIDEVVDGIYLLCEQSTWCWPAHDDARRTTGAHLPDVDRPFLDLGAGEMAAQLAWTDHLLGEQLDVAAPGLRARLRREVRTRITSPFLERDDWHWLGTPDDVDNWNPWILGNVITAATQFEDDAERRRAIVGKAIAAVDTYVEALPLDGAIDEGYSYWWNGACRLLETIDMLDASWGGFDAGSVPALRATVDFPHLMHLGGDWFVAAGDGQARPPRDLPWHSLYVAAKNMGADSARRFALSRRPASGTVATEREGLGRLLGALVDTTWAESSGGQPPLPRDVWLPSTQVWLARQEDGSSEGLATVLKGGHNGEHHNHLDVGSVTVALDGVPVIVDPGRPTYTSLTFSARRYEIWTMQSDWHSVPRIAGHSQGIGPGFAASEPRRAQTGDATTCEIDLINAYPVSPITRWRRVVQLDRAKGAVRIVDAWEASAPTPDSLSHWMIAGDVEQGAGFARIGTASGRSVIVAWDDVAEASWETKELEDPMLADVWGPSLSRLTLAIPHPEAGAGEIALTVRVDR, encoded by the coding sequence ATGCCAGACGTCACCACGGGCGGGGCTCTCGCCCACATGTGGGCCGCACGGAGCCGCACGGTGCCAAGCCCCCTCGCGGTGCCGCCGGCGTCTCATCGGGCGACCTGGGATCTGACGAACGGCACGGCGCACCGCGAGACTCGTGCGGCGATCATTGCCCGGGAGACCGCCCGGGCCGTCAATCCGTGGCCCGAACTCCGGGCCACCGCCGCGATGCGGTACCACCGGGACGGCGACAGGGAAGAGTACGAAACGGCGTTGCGAGCTCGCCAGTTACGACTCACCCGCGCTGTCATCGCAGCAGCATCCACCCTCGATACGGGCTGGATCGACGAGGTCGTCGACGGCATCTATCTCTTGTGCGAGCAGTCCACCTGGTGTTGGCCAGCGCACGACGACGCGCGCCGGACGACCGGCGCACACCTGCCCGATGTCGATCGGCCCTTCCTCGACCTTGGTGCGGGCGAAATGGCCGCCCAACTCGCATGGACGGACCACCTCTTGGGCGAACAACTGGATGTCGCGGCGCCCGGACTTCGGGCTCGCCTGCGCAGAGAGGTGAGGACCCGCATCACCTCGCCGTTCCTCGAACGCGACGACTGGCATTGGCTCGGCACCCCCGACGACGTCGACAATTGGAACCCGTGGATCCTCGGCAATGTCATTACCGCAGCCACCCAGTTTGAGGACGACGCGGAAAGGCGGCGAGCAATCGTCGGCAAGGCGATCGCCGCCGTCGACACCTATGTCGAGGCCCTGCCGCTCGATGGGGCGATAGACGAGGGCTACTCCTACTGGTGGAACGGCGCATGCCGCCTGCTCGAAACCATCGACATGCTCGATGCTTCCTGGGGCGGCTTCGATGCCGGATCCGTGCCCGCGCTGCGCGCGACCGTCGATTTTCCCCACCTGATGCACCTCGGTGGCGACTGGTTCGTCGCCGCCGGCGACGGCCAGGCGCGGCCACCCCGTGACCTGCCATGGCACTCGCTGTATGTCGCGGCGAAGAATATGGGCGCGGACTCGGCACGGCGCTTTGCCCTGTCGCGACGCCCCGCATCGGGCACGGTAGCCACCGAACGCGAAGGACTGGGACGCCTCCTCGGTGCCCTCGTGGACACCACCTGGGCGGAATCATCGGGCGGGCAACCGCCGCTGCCGCGCGATGTCTGGCTCCCTTCCACACAAGTGTGGCTGGCCCGCCAGGAGGACGGCAGTTCCGAGGGTCTCGCTACCGTGCTCAAGGGAGGACACAACGGCGAGCACCACAACCACCTCGATGTGGGCTCGGTCACGGTCGCCCTCGACGGCGTGCCCGTCATCGTTGATCCAGGTCGGCCCACCTACACGAGCCTCACGTTCTCGGCCCGTCGGTATGAAATCTGGACCATGCAATCCGACTGGCACAGCGTTCCCCGTATCGCGGGCCACTCCCAAGGAATAGGTCCGGGCTTCGCTGCATCAGAGCCCCGCCGCGCCCAAACCGGCGATGCCACGACGTGCGAAATCGACCTTATCAACGCCTACCCGGTGAGCCCCATCACCCGTTGGCGACGCGTCGTGCAACTTGATCGCGCGAAAGGCGCGGTGCGGATCGTCGATGCCTGGGAGGCGTCGGCGCCAACTCCGGACTCGCTCTCCCACTGGATGATTGCGGGAGACGTCGAGCAAGGCGCTGGGTTCGCCCGCATCGGCACTGCGTCAGGACGATCAGTGATCGTTGCGTGGGATGATGTCGCCGAAGCCAGCTGGGAGACGAAGGAACTGGAGGACCCGATGCTTGCCGACGTATGGGGGCCGTCTCTCTCGCGACTCACGCTTGCCATTCCTCACCCGGAAGCGGGCGCTGGCGAAATTGCTCTCACAGTGAGGGTCGACCGATGA
- a CDS encoding LacI family DNA-binding transcriptional regulator — protein MSGAEPRSVLAEARRNELLSILAIEGVVRISDLAERLNVTPMTLRRDVTAMADQGLLRRVHGGAAAVDQEPAAADEPPAKAHATPIGILVPSMDYYWPGVIRGAEETAARLGIRLVLRGSSYEADDMQPQLERLLERNHVRGVVVAPNMAAAHTHEALEWLTKTGVPVVLVERSAAVGPLHTTLESVMSDHPQGAELALRHLASLGHRRVGLAADMKSPHSNLVRRGWHEARLELDLSREATVDHELPEPASPGWDDAADRFLDECESRGITGLLIHADAAATAIVQRWESRGHSVPGDLSVIAYDDEFAGLFTPRLTAIRPPRLSLGRTAIELLSARLADPRRPAHRVIITPSLRIRESTTPPP, from the coding sequence ATGAGCGGCGCCGAGCCGCGGTCCGTCCTCGCGGAGGCCAGAAGGAACGAACTCCTCTCGATCCTCGCGATCGAGGGAGTGGTGCGCATCTCTGACCTGGCAGAACGGCTCAACGTCACACCCATGACGCTTCGGCGAGACGTGACAGCGATGGCCGACCAAGGGCTACTGCGGCGAGTCCACGGCGGTGCCGCGGCCGTGGACCAAGAACCCGCCGCTGCCGACGAACCTCCCGCCAAGGCACACGCCACCCCGATCGGCATCCTCGTGCCGTCGATGGACTACTACTGGCCAGGCGTCATACGTGGTGCCGAGGAGACCGCCGCGCGGCTCGGAATCCGGCTGGTGCTACGCGGGTCGTCCTACGAGGCAGACGACATGCAACCACAACTAGAGCGACTCCTTGAACGCAACCACGTACGGGGAGTTGTTGTCGCGCCCAACATGGCGGCGGCCCATACCCATGAAGCTCTTGAGTGGTTGACGAAGACGGGCGTCCCGGTCGTGCTTGTGGAACGATCGGCAGCCGTGGGGCCGCTCCACACGACCCTCGAGTCGGTCATGTCGGATCACCCTCAAGGAGCAGAACTCGCGCTGCGACACCTCGCGAGCCTGGGCCATCGGCGCGTGGGATTGGCGGCCGACATGAAGAGTCCGCACAGCAACCTTGTGCGCCGTGGGTGGCACGAGGCCCGGCTGGAATTGGACCTGTCAAGAGAAGCCACCGTGGATCACGAGCTACCGGAGCCAGCGTCCCCCGGCTGGGACGACGCCGCTGACCGATTCCTTGACGAGTGCGAGTCACGGGGAATCACCGGACTCCTCATCCACGCCGATGCTGCCGCCACCGCGATTGTGCAACGGTGGGAGTCGAGAGGGCACAGCGTGCCAGGTGACTTGTCGGTCATCGCGTACGACGACGAGTTTGCGGGGCTCTTTACGCCGCGGCTCACCGCGATTCGTCCCCCTCGGCTGTCACTCGGCCGCACCGCCATCGAGCTGCTGTCCGCACGCTTGGCGGACCCTCGACGGCCGGCGCACCGGGTAATCATCACCCCGTCGCTCCGCATCAGGGAGTCGACCACCCCGCCACCGTGA
- a CDS encoding ABC transporter ATP-binding protein: protein MSERQNDAPARPAPRSHGPFGGMGLPAEKAKDFKGSVRRLVGLLGPEKVWVGLVILLGTVSVAASVSGPKILGNATTVIFEGLTSPTHRIDFTRLHSILFWVIGIYIGAALLGWAQGLILNAATQRVIYKLRSRVEDKIHVLPLKYFDEHPRGDLLSRVTNDIDNISQALQQTLSQLFISVLTVLGVVGMMLSISWQLALIALVSIPITAVIVMRVAKRSQKMFAAQWKDTGDLNAQIEEMYTGHALVKVFGRHKEVGKRFDDKNDELFKVSFGAQFVSGIIMPATMFVGNLVYVAIAVVGGIMVAHGSLPIGDIQAFIQYSRQFSQPLAQLGSMANLLQSGVASAERVFELLDADPESADPEPSESPKEHHGELRFEHVAFRYVADKPLIDDLSLVAVPGKTVAIVGPTGAGKTTLVNLIMRFYELDGGRITLDGVDIATMTRDDLRARTGMVLQDTWLFEGTIRENILYGRPDATEKEMHDAAEAAYVDRFVHSLPDGYDTVLDDNASNISAGEKQLITIARAFLARPSVLILDEATSSVDTRTELLVQHAMEKLRKDRTSFVIAHRLSTIRDADLILVMEEGSIVEQGTHTQLLEAQGAYSRLYEAQFAAAIDDGATVPLP from the coding sequence ATGAGCGAGCGACAGAACGACGCGCCAGCGCGGCCGGCGCCGCGCTCCCATGGCCCCTTCGGGGGCATGGGCCTTCCCGCCGAGAAGGCCAAGGACTTCAAGGGCTCTGTCCGGCGCCTCGTGGGGCTCCTCGGGCCCGAGAAGGTCTGGGTAGGGCTCGTCATCCTCCTCGGCACCGTCAGCGTCGCGGCGAGCGTCTCGGGGCCGAAGATCCTCGGCAACGCCACCACGGTAATCTTCGAGGGCCTGACCTCGCCGACCCACCGGATCGACTTCACGCGCCTCCACAGCATCCTGTTCTGGGTGATCGGCATCTACATCGGCGCCGCCCTGCTCGGGTGGGCCCAGGGCCTCATCCTCAATGCGGCCACGCAGCGCGTCATCTACAAGCTCCGTTCGCGCGTCGAGGACAAGATCCACGTCCTGCCCCTCAAGTACTTTGACGAGCACCCGCGCGGAGACCTCCTCAGCCGCGTGACCAACGACATCGACAACATCTCGCAGGCACTTCAGCAGACCCTGAGCCAACTGTTCATCTCCGTGCTCACCGTGCTCGGCGTCGTCGGGATGATGCTCTCCATCTCCTGGCAGCTCGCGCTCATCGCGCTCGTGTCGATCCCGATCACGGCCGTGATTGTCATGCGCGTCGCGAAGCGCTCGCAGAAGATGTTCGCCGCCCAGTGGAAGGACACCGGCGACCTCAACGCGCAGATCGAGGAGATGTACACGGGGCACGCTCTCGTCAAGGTCTTCGGTCGGCACAAGGAGGTCGGGAAGCGTTTCGACGACAAGAACGACGAGCTCTTCAAGGTGAGCTTCGGCGCGCAGTTCGTCAGCGGCATCATCATGCCGGCGACGATGTTTGTCGGGAACCTCGTCTACGTCGCCATCGCGGTGGTCGGCGGGATCATGGTCGCCCACGGCTCCCTGCCGATCGGCGACATCCAAGCGTTCATCCAGTACTCACGCCAGTTCTCCCAGCCGCTCGCGCAGCTCGGGTCCATGGCGAACCTCCTCCAGTCAGGGGTCGCGAGTGCCGAGCGCGTGTTCGAGCTCCTCGACGCCGACCCGGAGTCCGCGGACCCGGAGCCCTCCGAATCGCCCAAGGAGCACCACGGCGAGCTGCGGTTCGAGCACGTCGCGTTCCGCTACGTCGCCGACAAGCCGCTGATCGACGACCTTTCCCTCGTCGCCGTCCCCGGCAAGACCGTCGCGATCGTCGGGCCTACGGGCGCGGGCAAGACGACGCTCGTCAACCTGATCATGCGCTTCTACGAGCTCGACGGCGGGCGCATCACGCTCGACGGCGTCGACATCGCGACCATGACCCGCGACGACCTCCGTGCCCGGACGGGCATGGTGCTCCAGGACACGTGGCTCTTCGAGGGGACGATCCGCGAGAACATCCTCTACGGCCGCCCGGACGCCACGGAGAAGGAGATGCACGACGCGGCGGAGGCGGCTTACGTCGACCGCTTCGTTCACTCCCTCCCCGACGGCTACGACACCGTGCTCGACGACAACGCGTCGAACATCAGCGCGGGAGAGAAGCAGCTCATCACGATCGCGCGCGCCTTCCTCGCCCGCCCGAGCGTGCTCATCCTCGACGAGGCGACGAGCTCCGTCGACACCCGCACGGAGCTGCTCGTCCAGCACGCGATGGAGAAGCTCCGCAAGGACCGCACGAGCTTCGTCATCGCTCACCGGCTCTCGACCATCCGCGACGCCGACCTCATCCTCGTCATGGAGGAGGGGAGCATTGTGGAACAGGGCACGCACACCCAGCTCCTCGAGGCGCAGGGCGCCTACTCGCGTCTCTACGAGGCCCAGTTCGCGGCGGCGATCGACGATGGCGCGACGGTGCCGTTGCCCTAG